The Rhipicephalus sanguineus isolate Rsan-2018 chromosome 7, BIME_Rsan_1.4, whole genome shotgun sequence genome includes a window with the following:
- the LOC119400375 gene encoding phosphatidylinositol N-acetylglucosaminyltransferase subunit Q, which translates to MTNGFANIFLPVQLCQGTGVLLGCADNAKTNIACTASLLLPASKATKATVDDFRYCLAPCGESCFVGLLTRGEDHVVLVAHAKETLDFCIQVDDYGNVVQSFVRQPSTRTMVVLYDAHALESTPSFRESGVNALVGWLLKCQGFRLPEGVVVGCVVVGCADVLYASADAEEISFLWQPAICAGSLIQAAKTAIKRKLPTRTTSMLSTCAQATSTGALICKRLDDFAAVADSVRTHGRITLRCKNRMCSVLLDCLLGACIAWVVHWDNGFSEEVPWASLEWTETVVQHLQTLIQWLMGAPAGLKLNTALNNALGRFFLYHISLWKTYVGVVDPWVGALFSLWPGSLTLHLALASDLLALATVHMYCFYGYACRLYQGWVRALGALWRLFRGRKWNPLRRRVDSHRYDVDQMFVGTLLFGVLFFLFPTVAVYYVVFMALRLVVLCVQGLLSRAVLVWDSLPFYTLAARTVTGRPIVGDVRFDALSSGPEFALYMQVTGGSVDLLPEPLGFPSWKDLLADLLVGRIVYPL; encoded by the exons ATGACAAACGGCTTCGCGAATATTTTCCTACCCGTGCAACTGTGCCAGGGCACGGGCGTACTCTTGGGATGCGCTGACAATGCGAAGACCAATATCGCTTGCACGGCGTCTCTCCTGCTTCCCGCTTCCAAGGCGACCAAAGCGACGGTGGACGATTTCAGGTACTGCCTAGCGCCGTGCGGCGAATCGTGCTTCGTAGGGCTCCTCACGAGAGGCGAGGACCACGTAGTCTTAGTGGCGCACGCCAAGGAGACGCTCGACTTCTGCATCCAGGTCGACGACTACGGGAACGTCGTGCAGTCCTTCGTGAGGCAGCCCTCGACGAGGACGATGGTCGTGCTATATGACGCCCACGCCTTGGAAAGCACTCCTAGCTTTCGCGAGAGCGGCGTTAATGCATTGGTGGGCTGGTTGCTGAAGTGTCAGGGGTTCCGTCTACCCGAAGGCGTCGTAGTCGGCTGCGTCGTAGTCGGCTGTGCCGATGTCTTGTACGCCAGTGCCGACGCGGAGGAGATATCTTTCCTGTGGCAGCCAGCGATCTGCGCCGGTTCGTTGATACAGGCAGCGAAGACGGCGATCAAGCGCAAGCTACCGACCCG GACGACGTCGATGCTGTCGACGTGTGCCCAGGCGACGTCCACGGGCGCACTGATCTGCAAGCGACTCGATGACTTCGCTGCAGTCGCCGACAGCGTGCGAACGCATGGTCGCATCACTCTTCG CTGCAAGAACAGGATGTGCAGCGTTCTTCTCGACTGCCTGCTGGGCGCCTGCATCGCCTGGGTGGTGCACTGGGACAACGGCTTCTCCGAGGAAGTGCCCTGGGCGTCGCTCGAGTGGACAGAG ACTGTAGTCCAGCACCTGCAGACGCTTATCCAGTGGCTGATGGGCGCCCCTGCTGGACTGAAGCTGAACACTGCGCTCAACAACGCGCTGGGACGCTTCTTTCTCTACCACATAAGCCTGTGGAAGA CCTACGTGGGCGTCGTGGATCCCTGGGTCGGTGCTCTGTTCAGCCTCTGGCCGGGCAGCCTGACCCTGCACCTGGCCCTGGCCTCGGACCTGCTCGCCCTTGCCACGGTGCACATGTACTGCTTCTACGGCTACGCCTGCCGCCTCTACCAGGGCTGGGTGCGCGCCCTAGGAGCCCTGTGGCGACTGTTCCGCGGGCGCAAGTGGAACCCACTGCGCAGGCGCGTCGACTCTCACCGCTACGACGTGGACCAGATGTTCGTGGGCACGCTGCTGTTCggcgtcctcttcttcctcttccccaCCGTGGCCGTCTACTACGTCGTCTTCATGGCG CTCCGGTTGGTCGTCCTGTGCGTGCAAGGATTGCTGAGCCGGGCGGTGCTCGTGTGGGACTCGTTGCCTTTCTACACACTGGCGGCGAGAACTGTCACCGGACGACCCATCGTGG GAGACGTCCGCTTCGACGCCTTGTCATCCGGGCCGGAGTTCGCACTTTATATGCAG GTGACCGGTGGGAGCGTAGACTTGCTTCCAGAACCCCTTGGCTTCCCCTCATGGAAGGACCTGTTGGCCGACCTCCTTGTTGGACGCATCGTCTATCCTCTCTGA